A single region of the Sphingobium sp. EP60837 genome encodes:
- the hslU gene encoding ATP-dependent protease ATPase subunit HslU: MNDNLTPKAIVSALDAHIIGQADAKRAVAVALRNRWRRQRLSPDLRDEVTPKNILMIGPTGCGKTEISRRLAKLADAPFVKVEATKFTEVGYVGRDVEQIVRDLVEEAVRLEKDRRREAVREAASEAAMGRLLDALTGKEASEATRLSFRQRIENDQMNDVEVEVEVADSPSMPMEIPGMGGQIGMINLSDMMSKAFGQTQKKRRKLRVAEAWDKLVEEEQDKRLDQDDVARVAIASAEQNGIVFLDEIDKIAVSDVRGGSVSREGVQRDLLPLIEGTTVSTKYGPLKTDHILFIASGAFHVAKPSDLLPELQGRLPIRVELKALTEDDFVAILSDTKASLVAQYRALLATEGVTIDLTPDGIRAVAKIAAEVNSEVENIGARRLQTVMEKLLEDVSFDAEDRQGETLVIDAAYVGKQLNEVARNTDLSKYVL, encoded by the coding sequence ATGAACGACAACCTGACCCCCAAAGCCATCGTCTCCGCGCTGGACGCGCACATCATCGGGCAAGCCGATGCCAAGCGCGCCGTCGCCGTGGCATTGCGCAACCGCTGGCGGCGTCAACGCCTCTCACCCGATTTGCGCGACGAAGTGACGCCCAAGAACATCCTGATGATCGGCCCCACGGGTTGCGGCAAGACGGAGATCAGCCGCCGCCTCGCGAAGCTGGCCGACGCACCCTTCGTAAAGGTCGAAGCCACCAAGTTCACCGAGGTCGGCTATGTCGGCCGCGACGTCGAGCAGATCGTCCGCGACCTGGTCGAAGAAGCCGTTCGCCTGGAAAAGGACCGCCGCCGCGAGGCCGTGCGCGAGGCTGCCTCCGAGGCCGCCATGGGCCGCCTGCTTGACGCGCTCACAGGCAAGGAAGCGAGCGAGGCGACACGCCTCTCCTTCCGTCAACGGATCGAGAATGACCAGATGAATGACGTCGAGGTGGAGGTAGAGGTTGCCGACAGCCCCTCCATGCCGATGGAAATTCCCGGCATGGGCGGCCAGATCGGCATGATCAACCTGTCCGACATGATGTCCAAGGCTTTCGGCCAGACGCAGAAGAAGCGTCGCAAGCTGCGGGTTGCGGAAGCCTGGGACAAGCTGGTCGAGGAAGAGCAGGACAAGCGGCTCGACCAGGATGATGTCGCCCGCGTCGCTATCGCCAGCGCCGAGCAGAACGGCATCGTCTTCCTGGACGAGATCGACAAGATCGCGGTCAGCGATGTACGCGGCGGCTCTGTCAGCCGCGAAGGTGTGCAGCGCGATTTGCTACCGCTGATCGAGGGCACAACGGTTTCGACCAAATATGGCCCGCTCAAGACCGACCATATCCTGTTCATCGCGTCGGGCGCGTTCCATGTGGCGAAGCCTAGCGACCTGCTGCCTGAGCTTCAGGGCCGCTTGCCGATCCGCGTGGAGCTCAAGGCGCTGACCGAAGATGATTTCGTCGCCATCCTCTCCGACACGAAAGCCAGCCTTGTTGCGCAATATCGCGCATTGCTGGCGACTGAGGGCGTGACCATCGATCTGACGCCGGACGGCATCCGCGCGGTGGCGAAGATCGCAGCGGAGGTCAACAGCGAGGTTGAGAATATAGGCGCACGCCGCCTTCAGACCGTGATGGAAAAGCTGCTGGAAGATGTGAGCTTCGACGCAGAGGACCGCCAGGGTGAAACGCTGGTGATCGATGCAGCCTATGTCGGCAAGCAACTGAACGAAGTTGCGCGGAATACCGACCTTAGCAAATATGTACTCTAG
- the hslV gene encoding ATP-dependent protease subunit HslV, whose amino-acid sequence MNDQRSSAMPVWHGTTIMSVRKNGKVIVAGDGQVSMGQTVMKPNARKVRRLHDGSVIGGFAGATADAFTLFERLEAKLERHNGQLMRAAVELAKDWRTDKYLRNLEAMMIVADKEVTLILTGNGDVLEPLGGVAAIGSGGNFALAAARALVEYEEDAETLARKAMAVAADICVYTNDQLVIEELPSVT is encoded by the coding sequence ATGAACGACCAACGCTCCAGCGCCATGCCGGTCTGGCACGGCACCACCATCATGTCGGTACGTAAGAACGGGAAGGTGATCGTGGCCGGTGACGGCCAGGTTTCCATGGGCCAGACCGTCATGAAACCGAACGCCCGCAAGGTCCGCCGCCTGCATGACGGGTCGGTCATTGGCGGCTTTGCAGGCGCGACGGCTGACGCCTTCACCCTGTTTGAACGGCTGGAAGCAAAGCTGGAACGGCATAACGGCCAGTTGATGCGCGCCGCCGTGGAGTTGGCCAAGGACTGGCGCACCGACAAATATCTGCGCAACCTGGAAGCGATGATGATCGTCGCCGACAAGGAAGTAACGCTGATCCTGACTGGCAATGGCGATGTACTGGAGCCGCTGGGCGGCGTCGCGGCGATCGGGTCAGGCGGCAACTTCGCCCTCGCCGCCGCCCGCGCGCTGGTGGAGTATGAAGAGGATGCGGAAACGCTCGCCCGCAAGGCGATGGCCGTGGCGGCGGATATCTGCGTCTATACCAACGACCAACTGGTGATCGAGGAATTGCCCTCGGTAACTTAA
- a CDS encoding entericidin A/B family lipoprotein, whose translation MRQTIAFVIAGFLLSGLAACNTVQGVGRDIESVGRAGDRAM comes from the coding sequence ATGCGTCAAACCATTGCCTTCGTGATTGCCGGGTTTCTTCTCTCCGGCCTGGCAGCCTGCAACACCGTTCAGGGTGTGGGCCGCGATATTGAATCCGTCGGTCGCGCAGGCGACCGCGCTATGTAA